The sequence TACAGACAGTCCTCTATCAGAAGAAATGGCCCGATTCTACTTCAGAGATGTCATCCTAGGAATTGAATACTGTACGTTTTCCTAGTCTAgggtattttaagttgttttgtaTTTGTCAATGTCATTTATAAACTTTAGGATTTGGCGCtagtttttgtttcatgttttatttttagtgcacTATCAGAAAATCATACATAGAGACATCAAACCCTCCAATCTGCTGCTGGGGGATGACGGACACATCAAGATCGCAGATTTTGGTGTCAGTTATGAGTTTGAGGGGAATGATGCTCTCCTATCAAACAGTGCAGGAACACCAGCTTTCATGGCACCTGAAACTCTGACTGACCAGGACCTGAGATTCAGCGGAAAGGTAAGGAGACTTATAGAATATTCCATACAGTGAAGACACTGATTCCTTATTATTTACAAACGACTCTTGTTGGATTCAGGCTGTGGACATATGGGCAATGGGAGTGAcgctgttttgttttgtctttggaAGGGTAAGACATTGcccttttaaaatatgaatttggtTAAGAGCATCTGTGGATATAATACTAATCTCTTCGTATTTCTTTGTACAGTGTCCTTTTCATGATGAATATATCTTAGGCCTGCATGAAAAGATCAGGACTGCGCCAGTGGAGTTCCCAGACATGTGAGTCGCAAGCGCTGTACTAAACCATGATGGGAAAACAGAAATAAACgctataatattaaattatatattaattaatagtattcattaaattgtataatatttagaGGGATTGAAACTGACATAGGAACTGTATCTCCTAGTGGAAAATGGCACTTAATGAATATTCTTAttcaaataaagtaatattaatattttcatcatattgtaactaatttataaaaaacaaaacaaacctggaGTTCTACTatattacagacagacagacagatagacagatagacagatagatagacagacagacagacagacagacagacagacagacagacagatagatagatagatagatagatagatagatagatagatagatatagatagatagattagatagatagatagatagatagatagatagatagatagatagatagatagatagatagatagatagatagataggtggtGTAATTGTTATTGTGTTGTTTGCACAGGCCTGTGATCAGTGATGGGCTGAAGGATCTCATCATCAGAATGCTGGACAAAGTTCCTGACACTAGAATCATGTTACCAGAAATCAAGGTGAAATCATACTGAAAGATTGCTGAGAAGTATTTTTAAGTGTAGATGGTAGTgttgctctgggtgtgtgtttaaTATTGAGTCTGTGGGCAGCTGCACCCATGGGTCACACTTGATGGCAAGGATCTTCTGCCTCTGGAGGAGGAGCACTGCACCGTGGTGGAGGTCACTGAGGAGGAGGTGCAGAACTCTGTCAAAGTAGTTCCTAGCCTTTCAGCTGTGGTGAGTACatatgaaaggggaaaaaaacacagtgcattgtgattttttatttttttttcactaggaaTAGTTCTCCCTTAGTTTCACTATGCGACACACAGACACAATTAGTCACAAAAATGctacttaatttaaaaatgctaattaatttaaatttttatcttttattttaatgtatttccccccaaaaaatgaacattttgtcaatgTTTGATCAACCCCaatttattccaaacctgtatgcatttctttcttctactgaaaacaaaaaaagaaactctGAAGAATATCATTAACCAAACAGTTCATAGTaaccattaacttccatagtattaaaacaataatacaataaatgtcagtggctaccgtcaattatttaatttatgtggCACAAAAAAAAGTCCCATGTTGTGGATCGAGAAGTTAAATAGAGTGAATTTGTGTTTTGCGCTGTATTTTAAGATCCTGGTGAAGTCCATGCTGCGAAAGCGCTCCTTCAGTAACCCGTTCGAGTGTCCCAGCCGCAGGCAGGGCAGGTCCATGTCTGCCCCTGGAGGTCTGACTGTGTAAGTCCAGAATGCACATCACTGCATCGTACTCAATACTGATGCTCATAATACCTGTGATTTCACTGACACTGATATTTTGTTCTTCTTTCTCTCAATAATTTCTGCAGGGATATGTCGCTATTTCGCCCTCTAAGGTATCTCGCAATAGACCTCACTGCCATGATAATCAGCTAAATTTAGTATTTCAACTCAGTGCATATgtttcagtgtatgtgtgtgtgttcaatacatattcatattttgatGGTCTGTGTCTCCAACAGCAGAGGGAGTAACAGTAACGGAAGCAGAGAGGGGGAGCTGGAAAACCTTATCGAGGATGAAACTTCTCCTTAAAtttgaaaaaatcattttttcagaCTGGCCAAGTTGTTGGATTAGACATTTTTTCCCATCTGCACTAGAGTATTTTGAGCATCACCatgatgtgttacattttaacttctgtatactgtacaaactgcatGATGAAAGGTTAGATTTGGAGGTACCTTTAACATATAATGCAGAATCTGGTAATACTTTATATCAGTGGACCTGATTAAGGAGAAATGCAAAACTGTTGGGGTGCCTCAAGGACCAGGTTTGGGAACTACTGCTTTATATTAGAGTAATATTTGTGTTTCATTGCATTTACGTGccaaatttaaagtaaaacaatgaaatttagatttaattGCATGTATAAAAAGAGTGCATCGGTGCATTTGACAGATAAGTATGTGATCATTTTGATGAGATGTATTAGAAGTCCATGTATTATCAAAGGTCTGTTTGCCGTTTCATCGTCCTTTTGAGGTTTTGATATTGTATAGTGCATTTCATCTGTggaaacacacaaatataaaatgtaaaataaaaagaatttattttatgtgacattttaataatatatatttaatttatttatatatttattttttagtgatagACTTAAATTGATGGGataaaaatgttatgaataaataaataattttttatatttaatatatattttaataatagtcaCTGGCTAAACATCTGTTGTAATTAAGTATTTGTgatcatataaaaataagaatattaagaACATATTGCATTCTGAATATAGCCCCTTGGGTTCCTTTAGTGTGCACTATTATTAATCACTACGGATGTACTTTAGTGCCTCTGTGAGGTTGTTCTCTGATTAGCAACACAAACCCTAGGGACTCTGTATGccactctttttaaaaataaccgtCTAAGGGAGATAGTATGTCAGGATAAGAGCTCCATTATGGCCCAGACACAAGTGTCAACACAGTGAACGTCACTGCTGTTTCTCTTTAAAATTATGATGACAGTCCACAAAGGAAcgatcatttttatttcattacaaatgCACTTTCATTATGTATTATAGAGTTTAATTACATATATGGCATAAGTGTATTTTTATCTGTCAAAGAACATTCATTTTATCTAAATAAGTACTTTTTCTGACAAAAATGTGAATGGTGTTTAACTACTGTCCTTTGCTATGCAGTTTCAAGGGGTCTAAACAAACACTGACGTATAGTTGATGTGTGTCACATTTATTGGCTTTGCAGGACATTCCAGGATGTTTATCCTTTATCTTCTTAACAGTACAACAGTTTAGTCCTCAAATAAAAGGACGTGGTTCTTATCTTTATTATCTGTACATTGTCAGTCCATAACATTgaagagaaaacaaaattaaatgaaatgaaatgaaaacatcatTTTGTCTTACTACAATTGAGTGTATGTCTGTAGGCTGGTATCTGCGGTGCTGGGAAGCTGTTGGCAGCTGTAAGGAGGTTTGGGATTGCGGTGGATAATGAAGGAAAATGGGCCACTGGATTTTACAATGTGGCTTTTTATATCAGAGCTTCAGCCTCATGGGTAATTCAGGACACAGGATGCGAGCATATTAATTTGATTCATATTTAGACTCCCACTTTGTGGTGTCTCTCCAAAGTATTCTGCAAAAACCTGGCAAACA is a genomic window of Cyprinus carpio isolate SPL01 chromosome B15, ASM1834038v1, whole genome shotgun sequence containing:
- the camkk1b gene encoding calcium/calmodulin-dependent protein kinase kinase 1b, which encodes MSADTANRVDLDPDYHSELADMVAAMNMAANRLTPPNGYRTTPHRLNLSDRKLSLQERSSYQNGVTPRTARRPTIESKRVSISDGDDCVQLNQYKLKSEIGKGSYGVVKLAYNEDDDQYYAMKLVSKKKLMKQCGFPRRPPSRESNGSQENLLKHSGLLDRVYQEIAILKKLDHLNVVNLVEVILDDPAEDNLHMVFELVPKGPVMEIPTDSPLSEEMARFYFRDVILGIEYLHYQKIIHRDIKPSNLLLGDDGHIKIADFGVSYEFEGNDALLSNSAGTPAFMAPETLTDQDLRFSGKAVDIWAMGVTLFCFVFGRCPFHDEYILGLHEKIRTAPVEFPDMPVISDGLKDLIIRMLDKVPDTRIMLPEIKLHPWVTLDGKDLLPLEEEHCTVVEVTEEEVQNSVKVVPSLSAVILVKSMLRKRSFSNPFECPSRRQGRSMSAPGGLTVDMSLFRPLSRGSNSNGSREGELENLIEDETSP